A genome region from Acipenser ruthenus chromosome 29, fAciRut3.2 maternal haplotype, whole genome shotgun sequence includes the following:
- the LOC131702029 gene encoding zona pellucida sperm-binding protein 3-like has product MGTRGVQTALSLALILLVQLHGAFGWTWPDQPVYNPVLFTAPRAVFQPMPTPLSVQRADLSLLNSVTLDCRKDAMVVTVNRDLFGIGYLVNSADLSVGSAGCSATSSDSVANTVLFSIQLQDCGSIFQVFPDFLSYTNHLYYKPASVGIITRVNMADILLECRYPRRWNVSSSPIKPTWVPFTSTASTEQILDFSLLLMNDNWSGPRVSNVIYLGDILHVEASVAVDNHVPLRLYVDSCIATLSNNKDSEPRYAVVDKLGCLMDSKSPDSSSSFTRPALNKLRFDIAAFKFQGDSRSMIYMTCTLRAVNADKPADASNKACSYQKQSYRWVSEDGSSAVCGCCDAGSCSGTPRFLAGPFPPAEINQPNWSGKWPQKRAAPLDPAGQDPQVHVKEITIGPLTVVHVVGDHAVVLSKESLYHPLQLVEEVQDSGSSVPVLAVSAVALALSCAVLLAVFLKRCSPSSDKLLAVSS; this is encoded by the exons ATGGGGACGCGCGGTGTTCAGACCGCGCTTTCGCTCGCTTTGATTTTACTTGTGCAGCTCCACGGCGCTTTTGGATGGACCTGGCCGGATCAGCCGGTTTATAACCCAGTGCTGTTTACCGCGCCGAGAGCGGTATTTCAGCCGATGCCCACCCCTCTCTCCGTGCAGAGAGCTGACCTGTCGCTGTTGAATTCGGTCACCCTGGACTGCAGGAAAGACGCCATGGTCGTGACGGTGAACCGGGACTTGTTTGGGATCGGCTACCTGGTGAACAGCGCCGACTTGAGCGTGGGGTCCGCGGGCTGCTCGGCCACCTCTTCCGACAGCGTCGCCAACACGGTTTTGTTCAGCATTCAGCTCCAGGACTGCGGCAGCATTTTCCAG GTATTCCCAGACTTCCTGAGCTACACAAACCATCTCTATTACAAGCCTGCCAGCGTTGGCATCATCACCAGGGTTAATATGGCTGATATTCTCCTTGAATGCAGATACCCAAG AAGGTGGAATGTCAGCAGCAGCCCCATAAAACCAACCTGGGTGCCCTTCACTTCAACAGCCTCTACAGAGCAAATCCTGGACTTCTCCTTGCTGCTCATGAATG ATAACTGGAGTGGTCCCAGAGTCTCCAATGTCATCTACCTGGGTGACATCCTTCACGTTGAGGCTTCTGTTGCCGTCGACAACCACGTGCCGCTACGGCTCTACGTCGACAGCTGCATCGCGACCCTGAGCAACAACAAGGACTCTGAGCCCAGATATGCTGTCGTGGACAAGCTTGG CTGCCTGATGGATAGCAAGTCTCCAGACTCCTCCTCTTCATTCACTAGACCTGCTCTGAACAAGCTGCGCTTTGACATCGCTGCTTTCAAGTTCCAGGGGGATTCCAGGAGCATG ATCTACATGACTTGCACACTGAGAGCAGTCAATGCTGACAAACCAGCTGATGCCTCCAACAAGGCTTGCTCCTACCAGAAGCAATCCTACAG GTGGGTCTCTGAGGATGGCTCCTCTGCAGTGTGTGGGTGCTGTGAcgctggctcctgctctgggacaCCCCGGTTCCTCGCAGGCCCTTTTCCTCCTGCCGAGATCAACCAGCCCAACTGGAGCGGAAAATGGCCGCAGAAGAGAGCGGCTCCTCTTGATCCAG CTGGCCAGGACCCCCAAGTGCATGTAAAGGAGATCACCATCGGCCCCCTGACCGTGGTTCATGTAGTCGGAGACCATGCTGTCGTGCTCAGTAAGGAGTCCCTGTACCACCCCCTGCAGCTTGTGGAAGAAGTGCAGG ACTCTGGCTCCTCTGTCCCTGTGCTGGCAGTCTCTGCTGTGGCTCTGGCTCTCTCCTGTGCTGTCCTGTTGGCTGTGTTCCTGAAGAGGTGCTCCCCGTCTAGTGACAAACTGCTCGCTGTGTCTTCCTAA